Proteins from one Flavobacterium branchiarum genomic window:
- a CDS encoding aspartate aminotransferase family protein gives MNLFNVYPLYDITPVKALDCTITDKNGIEYLDLYGGHGVISIGHTQPDYVAKLKNQLDSLGFYSNAIQNPLQVELADKLGKLSGLEDYELFLCSSGAEANENALKLASFHNGKSRVIAFDNSFHGRTSAAVAVTDNKKIVAPINAQQVVTFLPLNNIELVEAELQKGDVSSVIIEGIQGVGGLDEGTTEFFQALEKACKKYGAVLILDEVQSGYGRSGKFFAYQHHNIKADIISVAKGMGNGFPVGAILISPEFEASFGLLGTTFGGSHLSCAAGIAVLDVMEKLKLQDNVNEVSAYFFEQIKQVPQIIKVKGKGLMLGVEFEFDVAALRKKLIIEKHIFTGSANNKNLLRILPSLTVKKSDIDTFIVALKESLAELGH, from the coding sequence ATGAACTTATTTAACGTTTACCCATTATATGATATTACGCCTGTAAAAGCACTAGATTGTACAATTACAGACAAAAACGGGATAGAATACTTAGATTTATACGGTGGTCATGGAGTAATTTCTATTGGACACACCCAACCTGATTATGTAGCAAAGCTGAAAAATCAATTGGATAGTTTAGGATTTTATTCAAATGCAATTCAGAATCCTTTACAAGTAGAATTAGCTGATAAACTAGGGAAACTTTCAGGATTAGAAGATTATGAACTGTTTTTATGTAGCTCAGGAGCTGAGGCAAATGAAAATGCATTGAAACTAGCTTCTTTTCATAATGGAAAATCAAGAGTTATAGCTTTTGATAATTCTTTTCACGGAAGAACTTCGGCGGCAGTTGCAGTTACAGATAATAAAAAAATTGTAGCTCCAATAAATGCACAACAAGTAGTTACTTTTTTACCTTTAAATAATATCGAACTAGTAGAAGCAGAACTTCAAAAAGGAGATGTTTCTAGTGTTATTATCGAAGGAATTCAAGGAGTAGGTGGTTTGGATGAAGGAACAACAGAATTTTTTCAGGCTTTAGAAAAGGCTTGTAAAAAATATGGTGCTGTTTTAATCTTAGACGAAGTACAATCAGGTTATGGAAGAAGTGGAAAGTTTTTTGCATACCAACATCACAATATTAAAGCTGATATCATTTCGGTTGCAAAAGGAATGGGGAATGGTTTTCCGGTTGGAGCTATTTTGATTTCGCCTGAATTTGAAGCTAGTTTCGGATTATTAGGAACTACTTTTGGAGGAAGCCATTTATCTTGTGCAGCAGGAATTGCAGTTTTAGATGTAATGGAAAAATTGAAATTACAGGATAATGTAAATGAAGTTTCGGCTTACTTTTTTGAGCAAATTAAACAAGTGCCTCAAATTATAAAGGTAAAAGGAAAAGGATTGATGCTTGGCGTTGAATTTGAATTTGATGTTGCAGCCTTAAGAAAGAAACTGATTATCGAGAAACATATTTTTACAGGAAGTGCTAACAACAAAAATCTATTAAGAATTTTGCCATCATTAACCGTGAAAAAATCTGATATAGATACATTTATAGTTGCATTAAAAGAAAGTTTAGCCGAATTAGGGCATTAG
- the argC gene encoding N-acetyl-gamma-glutamyl-phosphate reductase, with protein sequence MINVGIIGGSGYTAGELIRILMYHPNVNIDFVYSTTNAGKPLSVAHHDLLGDIEMDFTDVINPDVNVLFLCLGHGRSISFLEENKFAGHTKIIDLGNDFRLTNDSNFDGKQFVYGLPELNKTAIKKANYIANPGCFATAIQLALLPLAKNQLLENDIHINATTGSTGAGVSPSETTHFSWRSNNMSHYKAFDHQHLGEINQSINQLQATYSNELLFIPNRGDFARGIFATLYTTIEESLDEIVAKYEDFYKNEPFVTVTTTNINMKQVVQTNKCIISLTKKGNRILITSIIDNLTKGASGQAIQNMNLMFGLPETTGLHLKPSGF encoded by the coding sequence ATGATTAATGTTGGAATAATAGGCGGTTCAGGCTATACAGCTGGAGAATTAATAAGAATATTGATGTATCACCCTAACGTGAATATCGATTTTGTATACAGTACTACAAATGCTGGTAAGCCACTTTCTGTAGCACATCACGATTTATTAGGAGATATCGAAATGGATTTTACCGATGTAATAAATCCAGATGTAAATGTTTTGTTTTTGTGTTTAGGTCATGGAAGATCAATTTCATTTCTAGAAGAAAATAAATTTGCAGGTCATACTAAAATTATTGATTTAGGAAATGATTTTAGATTGACGAATGATTCCAATTTTGATGGAAAACAATTCGTTTATGGTCTACCAGAATTAAATAAAACGGCTATTAAGAAAGCTAATTATATTGCAAATCCAGGTTGTTTTGCTACGGCAATTCAATTGGCATTATTACCATTAGCTAAGAATCAACTTTTAGAAAATGACATACATATTAATGCTACAACAGGGAGTACTGGAGCAGGTGTAAGCCCTTCGGAAACGACACATTTTAGTTGGAGATCAAATAATATGTCGCATTACAAAGCATTTGATCATCAGCATTTAGGAGAAATAAATCAAAGTATAAATCAATTGCAAGCAACTTATTCAAATGAGTTGTTGTTTATTCCGAATAGAGGAGATTTTGCAAGAGGAATTTTTGCAACATTATATACTACTATAGAAGAAAGTTTAGATGAAATCGTAGCTAAATACGAAGATTTCTATAAAAATGAACCATTTGTAACAGTTACTACAACCAATATCAATATGAAACAGGTGGTACAAACAAACAAGTGTATTATTAGTTTAACTAAAAAAGGAAATCGGATATTGATTACTTCAATAATCGATAACCTAACCAAAGGAGCTTCAGGACAAGCAATCCAAAATATGAATTTAATGTTTGGATTACCAGAAACGACAGGTTTACATTTGAAACCAAGCGGATTTTAG
- a CDS encoding argininosuccinate synthase, protein MKKVVLAYSGGLDTSYCLKYLKNEKGYEVHTVLINTGGFDEEELNAIEERAYELGSAQHANLTIVDKYYDKAIKYLIYGNVLKNNTYPLSVSAERVFQAIEAIKYAKKVGAEAIAHGSTGAGNDQIRFDLIFQTIAPEIEIITPIRDLKLSRQEEVEYLQKNGVHYSWEKAQYSINKGLWGTSVGGKETLTSNQALPSEAYPSQLQKEGEEKVTLQFEKGELVGVNNVKNTPTKNIVILEKLANAYAIGRDIHVGDTIIGIKGRVGFEAAAPLIIIKAHHLLEKHTLGKWQQYWKEQLGNWYGMLFHEGQFLDPVMRNIEAFLEDTQKTVNGTVIVSLKPYHFSLDGIESENDLMNTGFGQYGEMNNAWTSDDAKGFIKILGNAQNIFSSVNHLDYD, encoded by the coding sequence ATGAAAAAAGTTGTATTAGCTTATAGCGGAGGATTAGATACTTCGTACTGCCTTAAATATTTAAAAAATGAAAAAGGATATGAAGTCCACACTGTACTTATTAATACAGGTGGTTTCGATGAAGAAGAATTAAATGCTATTGAAGAAAGAGCTTACGAATTGGGAAGTGCTCAACATGCAAATCTTACAATCGTAGATAAATACTATGATAAAGCTATAAAATATTTGATTTATGGAAATGTATTAAAAAACAATACATATCCATTATCTGTAAGTGCCGAACGTGTTTTTCAAGCTATTGAAGCAATAAAATATGCTAAGAAAGTAGGAGCTGAGGCAATTGCACACGGAAGTACAGGAGCAGGAAACGATCAGATTAGATTTGACTTGATTTTCCAGACAATCGCTCCCGAAATTGAAATTATTACTCCGATTAGAGATTTAAAATTGTCTAGACAAGAAGAGGTTGAGTATTTGCAAAAGAATGGAGTTCACTATTCATGGGAAAAAGCACAATACTCAATTAATAAAGGACTTTGGGGAACAAGTGTAGGAGGGAAAGAAACTTTAACTTCTAACCAAGCCTTACCAAGTGAAGCTTATCCTTCGCAATTGCAAAAAGAAGGAGAAGAGAAAGTAACGTTGCAATTTGAAAAAGGAGAATTAGTTGGGGTAAATAATGTAAAAAACACACCGACAAAAAATATAGTTATTCTAGAGAAATTAGCAAATGCTTATGCAATTGGTAGAGATATCCACGTAGGAGACACTATTATAGGTATTAAAGGAAGAGTAGGTTTTGAAGCCGCTGCACCATTGATAATCATAAAAGCACACCATTTATTAGAGAAACATACACTTGGTAAATGGCAACAATATTGGAAAGAGCAATTAGGAAACTGGTACGGAATGTTGTTTCATGAAGGGCAATTTTTGGATCCTGTAATGCGTAACATTGAGGCTTTCCTTGAGGATACTCAGAAAACGGTAAATGGAACTGTAATTGTTTCGTTAAAACCATATCATTTTTCGCTTGACGGAATTGAATCAGAAAATGATTTAATGAATACTGGATTTGGTCAATACGGAGAAATGAACAACGCTTGGACGTCTGATGATGCCAAAGGATTTATTAAGATTTTAGGAAATGCTCAAAACATATTTTCATCTGTAAATCACTTAGATTATGATTAA
- a CDS encoding GNAT family N-acetyltransferase, with amino-acid sequence MKISIVVTQEEHYKYAQEICDTIESSALLRGTGIAKRTPEYIQKKMENRDALIALADGKFAGFCYIESWQHGKFVAHSGLIVHPDYRNLGLAKKIKSKVFDYSLEKYPDAKIFGITTGLAVMKINSDLGYKPVPFSELTSDPSFWAGCKTCTNYEILKSKENKMCLCTGMLYDPKEKQKDPPKHPFNVKVLNRLKSIKQALFLKK; translated from the coding sequence ATGAAGATCTCTATTGTTGTAACACAAGAAGAACATTATAAATATGCGCAAGAAATATGCGATACTATAGAGTCGTCTGCCTTATTGAGAGGTACCGGAATTGCTAAAAGAACTCCAGAATATATCCAGAAAAAAATGGAGAATAGAGATGCTTTGATTGCTTTAGCAGATGGTAAATTTGCAGGTTTTTGTTATATCGAAAGCTGGCAACATGGCAAGTTTGTGGCTCATTCAGGATTGATAGTTCATCCTGATTATAGAAACTTAGGTCTAGCAAAAAAAATCAAGTCAAAAGTATTTGATTACTCATTAGAAAAATATCCAGATGCTAAAATATTTGGTATTACAACAGGTCTGGCTGTCATGAAAATCAATTCAGATTTAGGATATAAGCCAGTTCCCTTTTCAGAACTTACAAGTGATCCAAGCTTTTGGGCAGGTTGCAAAACTTGTACGAATTATGAAATATTAAAAAGTAAAGAAAATAAAATGTGCCTATGCACAGGAATGTTATACGATCCAAAAGAAAAACAAAAAGATCCACCAAAACATCCATTTAACGTAAAAGTACTCAATAGATTAAAATCAATTAAACAAGCCCTTTTCTTAAAAAAATAA
- a CDS encoding M1 family metallopeptidase, producing the protein MKKLSLRAILSMALLFGISATWAQQVPTSNTNPISKYDYYEAFSPLFYSKNGTATRSASGQPGAEYWQNRADYKITARLNGVTNEIIGTDEITYTNNSPDKMSFVWLNLDQNLFKEDSRGNAVVPLTGSRNGAQGQVFDGGNKIKSVKVTVQNKKKSVETDAKFIVTDTRMQIFLPEELAAKGSSVKIKIEFSYIVPNEGSDRTGVLETKNGKIFTIAQWYPRMCVYDDVRGWNTHPYLGASEFYLEYGDFDLKLTVPANHFVVSSGELLNSSEVYTAEQQKRLKEAAQSDKTVMIRSAEEVASAVAAPVNGEKTWHYQMKNARDVSWASSAAFILDGAKINLPSGKKSLALSAYPVESAGDAAWGRSTEYTKGAIENYSNKWFEYPYPVATNVAGNEGGMEYPGIVFCSWESKGEELWGVTDHEFGHIWFPMIVGSNERLFAWMDEGFNTFINSLSTAEFNKGEYKEAPRDMHKMAEMFTSPKLETVMSSPDNMKEANIGLLCYYKPSSALVILREQVLGKERFDIAFRTYIERWAYKHPTPDDFFRTMENVAGEDLSWFWRSWIINNWRFDQGINAIKYVKNDPKNGIIISIENFEKMAMPVIIDVKTKSGKVSRVKLPVEIWQRNVEWSFKFDSTEEIESVIIDPDHVFPDSNASNNVWTAGSGKIEKDIVLDSYLGTYSSKISPLKIVFTEKNGALTVELPNYPKFSLQPVTDVADTFESKRAGLRFAFTKTGLKMTILENSQVMDFTKE; encoded by the coding sequence ATGAAAAAACTCTCTTTGAGAGCCATATTATCTATGGCTTTATTGTTTGGAATTTCGGCCACATGGGCACAACAAGTTCCTACTTCAAATACTAATCCTATTTCTAAGTACGATTATTATGAAGCATTCTCTCCATTATTCTATTCTAAAAACGGAACTGCAACCCGTTCAGCAAGTGGTCAGCCTGGTGCTGAATATTGGCAAAATAGAGCAGATTATAAGATTACTGCAAGGTTAAATGGAGTTACGAATGAGATTATTGGTACAGATGAAATCACTTATACGAACAATAGTCCAGATAAAATGTCATTTGTTTGGCTTAATTTAGATCAAAATTTATTTAAAGAAGATTCACGAGGAAACGCTGTAGTACCTTTAACAGGGAGTCGTAACGGGGCTCAAGGACAGGTTTTTGATGGTGGAAATAAAATAAAATCAGTAAAAGTAACTGTACAAAATAAGAAAAAATCAGTTGAAACCGATGCCAAATTTATTGTTACAGATACAAGAATGCAGATTTTTCTTCCTGAAGAATTAGCTGCAAAAGGAAGCAGTGTTAAAATTAAAATAGAGTTTTCTTATATAGTTCCAAATGAAGGATCAGATAGAACAGGAGTACTTGAAACTAAAAACGGAAAAATTTTCACAATAGCACAATGGTATCCACGTATGTGTGTGTATGATGATGTAAGAGGTTGGAATACACATCCCTATTTAGGTGCTTCAGAGTTTTATTTGGAATATGGTGATTTTGATTTGAAATTAACTGTTCCTGCTAATCATTTTGTAGTTTCTTCGGGTGAATTATTAAATTCTTCTGAGGTTTATACTGCCGAACAACAAAAACGTTTAAAAGAAGCTGCTCAAAGTGATAAGACTGTTATGATTCGCTCTGCGGAAGAGGTTGCATCTGCTGTAGCGGCTCCAGTAAATGGAGAGAAAACTTGGCATTATCAAATGAAAAATGCTCGTGATGTTTCGTGGGCATCATCAGCTGCATTTATTTTAGATGGTGCAAAGATTAATTTACCTAGTGGTAAAAAGTCATTAGCTCTTTCGGCTTATCCAGTAGAAAGTGCAGGTGATGCTGCTTGGGGGCGTTCTACGGAATATACTAAAGGGGCAATCGAAAATTATTCTAATAAATGGTTTGAGTATCCTTATCCAGTTGCAACAAACGTAGCAGGTAATGAAGGAGGAATGGAATATCCTGGTATTGTATTTTGTAGTTGGGAGTCTAAAGGAGAAGAATTATGGGGAGTTACAGATCACGAATTTGGACATATTTGGTTTCCAATGATTGTAGGTTCAAATGAAAGATTATTTGCATGGATGGATGAAGGATTCAATACTTTTATCAATTCATTAAGTACTGCTGAGTTTAATAAAGGGGAGTACAAAGAAGCACCAAGAGATATGCATAAAATGGCTGAGATGTTTACTAGTCCAAAGCTAGAAACAGTTATGAGCTCTCCAGATAATATGAAGGAAGCAAACATTGGATTGTTATGCTATTATAAACCAAGTTCTGCTTTGGTAATTTTAAGAGAACAAGTATTAGGAAAAGAGCGTTTCGATATTGCATTCCGTACTTATATTGAGCGTTGGGCTTATAAACACCCAACACCAGATGATTTCTTTAGAACAATGGAAAATGTTGCTGGAGAAGATTTAAGTTGGTTCTGGAGAAGTTGGATTATAAATAACTGGCGTTTTGATCAAGGTATCAACGCTATCAAATATGTGAAAAATGATCCTAAAAATGGAATCATTATCTCTATTGAGAACTTTGAAAAAATGGCCATGCCTGTTATTATAGATGTGAAAACTAAAAGTGGTAAAGTTTCTAGAGTAAAATTGCCTGTTGAAATCTGGCAGAGAAATGTAGAATGGTCTTTTAAATTTGATTCTACAGAAGAAATTGAAAGTGTTATAATTGACCCGGATCATGTTTTTCCAGATAGTAATGCAAGTAATAATGTATGGACAGCAGGAAGTGGTAAAATAGAAAAAGATATTGTTTTAGATTCTTATCTAGGAACGTATTCTAGTAAAATATCGCCTCTGAAAATTGTATTCACAGAAAAGAATGGAGCTTTAACAGTAGAATTGCCAAACTATCCTAAATTCTCACTTCAGCCTGTTACTGATGTAGCTGATACTTTTGAATCAAAACGAGCTGGATTAAGATTTGCGTTTACTAAAACTGGATTAAAAATGACAATTTTAGAAAATTCTCAAGTAATGGATTTTACAAAAGAGTAA
- a CDS encoding aldose 1-epimerase family protein encodes MITIISNSKLTASIKHAGAELFSLKNTLNKEYIWEGNPAFWGKHSPILFPIVGTLKNNTYTINNTSYHLPRHGFARDMEFNLVSKTNESAVFSIQSDNETLKIYPFEFELQIIYTLVDSQLDIQYKVTNKSVSKMPFSIGAHPAIALPGKFENYALEFEKKETLKYSLLENDLISNTTKQLETIEGQIQLNYPLFENDALIFKSLESNSLTILENNTPYIKVDFADFPSLGIWTKEKAPFICIEPWFGYSDIKENSGNLFEKEGILTLEANQAFNSKFSIEIL; translated from the coding sequence TTGATTACAATAATTTCAAATTCAAAACTTACAGCTTCAATTAAACATGCTGGTGCCGAATTATTTTCTTTAAAAAACACACTTAACAAAGAATATATATGGGAAGGAAATCCTGCTTTTTGGGGCAAGCACTCTCCTATCTTATTTCCAATTGTAGGTACATTAAAAAACAACACCTATACTATTAACAACACATCATATCATTTACCACGACATGGTTTTGCTAGAGATATGGAATTTAATCTCGTTTCGAAAACTAATGAAAGTGCTGTGTTTTCAATACAATCAGATAATGAAACACTAAAAATATATCCTTTTGAATTTGAATTACAAATAATTTACACTTTAGTCGATTCACAATTAGATATCCAATATAAGGTAACCAATAAATCGGTTTCTAAAATGCCTTTTTCTATTGGAGCGCATCCTGCAATAGCACTACCTGGCAAATTTGAAAATTATGCTTTAGAATTTGAAAAAAAAGAAACCCTAAAATATTCTTTACTTGAAAACGATTTAATTTCTAATACAACAAAGCAATTAGAAACAATTGAAGGTCAAATTCAACTAAATTATCCTTTATTTGAAAATGATGCTTTAATTTTTAAATCATTAGAATCAAACTCTCTAACTATTTTAGAAAACAACACTCCTTATATTAAAGTTGATTTTGCAGACTTTCCAAGTTTAGGCATTTGGACAAAAGAAAAAGCTCCTTTTATCTGCATTGAGCCTTGGTTTGGCTATTCAGACATCAAAGAAAACTCAGGTAATCTTTTTGAAAAAGAAGGAATCTTAACCTTAGAAGCAAATCAAGCATTTAATTCAAAATTTAGTATCGAAATTCTATAA
- a CDS encoding GNAT family N-acetyltransferase: MLNFNFSPFPILETERLVFKRIKDEDANEIIALRSNPETMKYIPRPLITTREQALEHIAQINSIIETNEGINWGITLKDNPKIIGFIGYFRLQPENFRAEIGYMLLPEFHGKGIIPEAAKKVIDYGFNEMKLHSIEAVIDPANLASERVLQKMNFVKEGHFKESEYYEGRFLDNVIYSLLNKKNI, from the coding sequence ATGTTAAATTTTAATTTTTCTCCATTCCCTATTTTAGAAACGGAACGCTTAGTCTTTAAAAGAATCAAAGATGAGGACGCTAACGAAATCATAGCTTTACGTTCTAATCCAGAAACGATGAAATACATACCAAGACCACTCATAACAACCAGAGAACAAGCACTGGAACACATTGCTCAAATTAATAGCATTATTGAGACCAATGAAGGAATCAATTGGGGAATTACTTTAAAAGACAATCCTAAAATAATTGGATTTATTGGTTATTTTAGACTACAGCCCGAAAACTTTCGAGCAGAAATTGGCTATATGTTATTACCTGAATTTCACGGAAAAGGAATTATTCCTGAAGCTGCGAAAAAAGTAATTGATTATGGTTTTAATGAAATGAAGCTACACTCTATTGAAGCAGTCATTGATCCTGCTAATTTGGCCTCAGAAAGAGTTTTACAAAAAATGAACTTTGTAAAGGAAGGCCACTTTAAAGAATCTGAATATTATGAAGGCCGTTTCTTAGACAATGTAATATACTCCTTATTGAACAAAAAAAACATTTAA
- a CDS encoding DUF3575 domain-containing protein: protein MKKIFALTVLLLSIQSYSQTYIKANALSALIAIPDVALETSIGEKLTLNIDLMASFWESFDGKSPMKFVTFTPEVRYHFNEKFNGLYFGGHIGADIYKIQKWNYWDSNKYEDGHGYRLGATLGYQKKLNDKFMLDFFVSGGWHQGFYKGYYNDGTPGRYETAPHYNKSGEWLPYGGGVMISYKLN from the coding sequence ATGAAAAAAATATTTGCCTTAACCGTTCTTTTACTCTCAATTCAGTCTTATAGCCAAACTTATATCAAAGCAAATGCTCTTTCGGCTTTAATAGCAATTCCAGATGTTGCTTTAGAAACAAGTATTGGAGAAAAACTAACTCTTAACATTGATTTAATGGCGTCTTTTTGGGAATCCTTTGATGGAAAAAGTCCAATGAAGTTCGTTACCTTCACTCCAGAAGTTCGTTACCATTTTAATGAAAAATTCAATGGTTTATATTTTGGTGGCCACATTGGAGCTGATATCTATAAGATCCAAAAATGGAATTACTGGGACAGCAACAAATACGAAGATGGACATGGTTACAGACTAGGTGCTACTCTTGGATATCAAAAGAAATTAAACGACAAATTCATGCTAGATTTTTTCGTTAGCGGAGGATGGCATCAAGGTTTCTACAAAGGTTATTACAACGATGGTACTCCTGGCCGTTACGAAACAGCACCACATTATAACAAAAGTGGAGAATGGTTGCCTTATGGTGGAGGTGTAATGATCTCGTATAAATTGAATTAA
- a CDS encoding VF530 family protein, translating to MQNQDKNPLHGVTLQAILEKLVGYYGFDTLGELIPIKCFTSNPSIKSSLTFLRKTDWARKKVEDLYIKTIPKFSV from the coding sequence ATGCAAAATCAAGATAAAAACCCTTTACACGGAGTAACACTTCAAGCAATACTCGAAAAACTAGTGGGCTACTACGGATTCGATACTTTAGGTGAATTAATCCCTATTAAATGTTTTACTTCAAACCCTAGTATAAAATCTAGTTTGACTTTCTTAAGAAAAACAGATTGGGCTAGAAAAAAAGTAGAAGATTTATATATAAAAACGATTCCTAAATTTTCTGTATAA
- a CDS encoding outer membrane beta-barrel protein, with protein sequence MKKILTLAGIVLMGLAVNAQEANQGLKGAWFVTSQFGYQQTKTDDVKHTNLSIVPIVGTFITPSVAVGAGLGYINMKSESDAGTAGKTDLIVIQPLARKYWNIAGSLYFFGQLAAPIITGKEKESDLKINQFGLTLSGGFDYFVTKYFSVEFSYNLANFTSTTLDPKDGSKTTVTNFGLAHMANVDSAYTVGGANLTTPLAVGFKFIF encoded by the coding sequence ATGAAAAAAATTTTAACATTAGCTGGGATTGTATTAATGGGACTAGCTGTAAACGCTCAAGAAGCTAATCAAGGTTTAAAAGGAGCATGGTTTGTAACATCACAATTTGGTTACCAACAAACTAAAACAGATGATGTAAAGCATACTAACTTATCAATAGTTCCAATCGTTGGAACATTTATCACGCCATCTGTCGCAGTTGGAGCAGGACTTGGATATATTAATATGAAATCTGAGTCTGACGCTGGTACAGCAGGCAAAACTGATTTAATTGTTATTCAACCATTAGCTAGAAAATATTGGAATATAGCTGGTTCATTGTATTTCTTTGGACAATTAGCAGCACCAATTATTACTGGAAAAGAAAAAGAGAGCGACTTAAAGATAAATCAATTTGGATTGACTTTATCAGGAGGATTTGATTACTTTGTTACAAAATATTTCTCAGTAGAGTTTTCGTATAACCTAGCTAACTTTACATCTACAACTTTAGACCCTAAAGATGGTTCTAAAACTACAGTAACTAATTTTGGATTAGCTCATATGGCTAATGTTGACTCAGCATATACTGTTGGAGGTGCAAATTTAACAACGCCACTTGCTGTTGGATTTAAATTCATATTCTAA